In Fusobacterium canifelinum, a genomic segment contains:
- the aroA gene encoding 3-phosphoshikimate 1-carboxyvinyltransferase, which produces MNKKIIKANKLVGEVTPPPSKSILHRYIIASSLAKGISKIENISYSDDIIATIEAMKKLGAKIESKDNYLLIDGSKTLDKEYLNNNSEIDCNESGSTLRFLFPLSIVEENKILFKGKGKLFKRPLSPYFENFDKYQIKYSYTNENEILLDGILKSGEYEIDGNISSQFITGLLFSLPLLNENSKIIIKGKLESSSYIDITLDCLSKFGIKIINNSYQEFIVEGNQTYKSGNYQVEADYSQLAFFLVANSIGSNIKINGLNTNSLQGDKKIIDFISEIDKWNKNEKLILDGSETPDIIPILSLKACISKKEIEIVNIARLRIKESDRLNATVEELSKLGFDLIEKKDSILINSRKNFIHNNKEVVSLSSHSDHRIAMTVVIASTCYEGEIILDNLDCVKKSYPNFWEVFLLLGGKIYEYLG; this is translated from the coding sequence ATTAGTTGGTGAAGTTACTCCTCCACCATCAAAAAGTATATTACATAGATACATTATTGCCAGTTCTTTGGCAAAAGGTATATCTAAAATAGAGAATATTTCTTACTCTGATGATATAATAGCAACCATTGAAGCTATGAAGAAATTAGGTGCTAAAATAGAATCAAAAGATAATTATCTTTTAATTGATGGAAGTAAAACTCTTGATAAGGAATATTTAAACAATAATAGTGAAATTGATTGTAATGAGTCTGGCTCAACACTTAGATTTTTATTTCCTTTATCAATAGTAGAAGAAAATAAGATTTTATTTAAGGGTAAAGGTAAATTATTTAAAAGACCTTTAAGCCCTTACTTTGAAAACTTTGATAAATATCAAATAAAATATTCATATACAAATGAAAATGAAATTTTATTAGATGGCATATTAAAAAGTGGAGAATATGAAATTGATGGAAATATAAGCTCTCAATTTATAACAGGCTTACTATTTTCATTGCCTTTATTAAATGAAAATTCTAAAATTATAATAAAAGGTAAGTTAGAATCATCAAGCTATATTGATATAACATTGGATTGTTTAAGTAAATTTGGAATAAAGATTATTAATAATTCATATCAAGAGTTTATAGTAGAGGGTAATCAAACTTATAAGTCAGGGAATTATCAAGTTGAAGCTGATTATTCCCAATTGGCTTTCTTTTTAGTTGCAAACTCTATTGGCTCAAATATTAAAATAAATGGATTAAATACTAATTCATTACAAGGTGATAAAAAAATTATTGATTTCATTTCTGAAATTGATAAGTGGAATAAAAATGAAAAGTTGATATTAGATGGTTCTGAAACACCTGACATAATACCAATTTTATCTTTAAAGGCTTGCATTTCAAAAAAAGAAATTGAAATTGTAAATATAGCAAGATTAAGAATAAAAGAAAGTGATAGATTGAATGCAACTGTTGAAGAATTATCAAAATTAGGTTTTGATTTAATAGAAAAAAAAGATAGTATTTTAATTAATTCAAGAAAAAACTTTATTCATAATAATAAAGAAGTGGTCTCTTTATCATCACATTCAGATCATAGAATAGCTATGACAGTAGTTATTGCTTCAACTTGTTATGAGGGAGAAATTATTTTAGATAATTTAGATTGTGTTAAAAAGTCATATCCAAACTTTTGGGAAGTTTTCTTATTACTAGGAGGAAAAATTTATGAATACTTGGGGTAA
- the pgsB gene encoding poly-gamma-glutamate synthase PgsB — protein sequence MEIIIIILSLLYILYLFFEKINLDKNRKNLKYIIHINGIRGKSTVSRLIDAGLRAGGYKVFTKTTGTSPRIIDTNAKEFEINRQGKANIREQISVITWATKEKAEILILECMAVKPELQYVCENKILKSDIVAITNVREDHLDEMGDSLDKIADSLSNTIPKKAAFFTADKNYFNFFKNRCKDKNTRAFLSKNIKNEYWEIDFPNNIALAMDICKYLNVDEKIALEGMRTYCKDPGSLKVLTYLNKKNFRIFFVNTLAANDPDSTEIILDRVSIKTYWNNERYLLVNNRADRLSRLEQFVNFTIKFENRFDKILISGENKNLFYKYLLKNRINKNKIIILSDEKYFENIEDDSLIFAVGNICRLGKKLVDYFEERGEIIDDK from the coding sequence ATGGAAATTATTATAATTATTTTATCTTTACTTTATATACTTTATCTTTTTTTTGAAAAAATAAATTTAGATAAAAACAGAAAAAATTTAAAATATATTATTCATATAAATGGAATTAGGGGAAAATCAACTGTTTCCCGTTTAATTGATGCTGGATTAAGAGCGGGAGGTTATAAAGTATTTACTAAGACTACTGGAACCTCTCCAAGAATAATTGACACAAATGCCAAAGAATTTGAAATTAACAGACAAGGAAAGGCTAATATAAGAGAACAAATAAGTGTAATAACTTGGGCGACTAAAGAGAAAGCAGAAATTTTGATCTTAGAATGTATGGCAGTTAAACCTGAATTACAATATGTTTGTGAAAATAAAATATTAAAATCTGATATAGTAGCCATTACAAATGTAAGAGAGGATCATTTAGATGAAATGGGAGATAGTTTAGATAAAATTGCAGATTCTCTTTCAAATACAATTCCAAAAAAAGCTGCTTTTTTTACAGCTGATAAAAATTATTTTAATTTCTTTAAAAATAGATGTAAAGATAAAAATACAAGAGCTTTTCTTAGTAAAAATATAAAAAATGAATATTGGGAAATAGATTTTCCTAATAATATAGCTTTAGCGATGGATATTTGTAAATATTTGAATGTTGATGAAAAGATAGCTCTTGAAGGAATGAGAACTTATTGTAAAGATCCAGGAAGTTTAAAAGTTTTGACTTATTTAAATAAGAAAAATTTTAGAATATTTTTTGTAAATACATTAGCTGCAAATGACCCTGATTCAACAGAAATTATTTTAGATAGAGTTTCTATAAAAACTTATTGGAATAATGAAAGGTATCTGCTTGTTAATAATAGAGCTGATAGGTTAAGCAGATTAGAACAATTTGTAAATTTCACAATTAAATTTGAAAATAGATTTGATAAAATTTTAATTTCTGGTGAAAATAAAAATCTTTTTTATAAATATTTATTAAAAAATAGAATAAATAAAAATAAGATAATAATTCTTTCAGATGAAAAGTATTTTGAAAATATAGAAGATGATTCTTTAATATTTGCTGTTGGAAATATTTGCAGGCTTGGAAAAAAATTAGTTGATTATTTTGAAGAAAGAGGAGAGATTATAGATGATAAATGA
- the aroC gene encoding chorismate synthase, which translates to MNTWGNKIRLSIFGESHGEAIGIVIDGLEAGTKLNLENINKFIERRKAAKSSFTTSRKEKDEYKILSGYKGGYTTGAPLCVIFENTNTISKDYENLKDLLRPNHADYPARMKFKGFNDVRGGGHFSGRITLALTFAGAIAMDILEEKGIKIFSHIKRILDIKDKSFLDFKELDLDKFENLKESTLPFIENDLEDKTKDLLEKIKLSGNSVGGEIECACFNLPVGLGNPFFDSLESKISHLAFSVPAIKGISFGIGFDFADILGSEANDLYYLDNNEIKTRTNNNGGILGGLSTGVPLVFSVAVKPTSSISLEQKTVNIKEMREDILKINGRHDACIVPRVLPVIEAVMALAILDEIL; encoded by the coding sequence ATGAATACTTGGGGTAATAAAATAAGGTTATCTATTTTTGGTGAATCTCATGGAGAAGCAATAGGAATAGTTATAGATGGTTTAGAAGCTGGAACAAAATTAAATTTAGAAAATATAAATAAATTTATTGAAAGAAGAAAAGCTGCTAAATCTTCTTTTACTACTTCAAGAAAAGAAAAAGATGAGTATAAAATTTTAAGTGGATATAAAGGTGGCTATACAACTGGTGCTCCTCTTTGTGTGATATTTGAAAATACAAATACAATTTCCAAAGATTATGAAAATTTAAAAGATTTATTAAGACCTAATCATGCTGATTATCCAGCAAGAATGAAGTTTAAAGGCTTTAATGATGTTAGAGGTGGTGGACATTTTTCTGGAAGAATAACTTTAGCTTTAACTTTTGCTGGTGCTATTGCAATGGATATTTTAGAAGAAAAGGGAATTAAAATATTTTCTCATATAAAAAGAATTTTAGATATAAAAGATAAAAGTTTTTTAGATTTTAAAGAATTAGATTTGGATAAATTTGAAAATTTAAAAGAAAGTACCCTACCTTTTATAGAAAATGATTTAGAAGATAAAACAAAAGACTTGTTAGAAAAAATAAAATTATCTGGAAATTCAGTTGGTGGAGAGATAGAATGTGCTTGTTTTAATCTTCCTGTTGGTTTAGGTAATCCTTTCTTTGACAGTTTAGAAAGTAAAATTTCTCATTTAGCTTTCTCTGTTCCAGCTATAAAAGGAATTTCTTTTGGAATAGGTTTTGACTTTGCAGATATTTTAGGTTCAGAAGCTAATGATTTATATTATTTAGATAATAATGAAATAAAGACTAGAACTAATAATAATGGTGGAATTTTAGGTGGTCTTTCTACTGGAGTGCCACTTGTATTCTCTGTTGCAGTAAAACCTACTTCATCTATAAGTTTAGAGCAAAAAACTGTAAATATAAAAGAGATGAGAGAAGATATTTTAAAAATAAATGGTAGACACGATGCCTGTATAGTTCCAAGAGTATTGCCAGTGATAGAAGCTGTTATGGCACTAGCAATACTTGATGAGATATTATAA
- the pgsW gene encoding poly-gamma-glutamate system protein gives MKLITNKKYKDFFLLVLALIFLFINYYLKPKKIKIKNRYYPEMVIAAQKNKLLQEEILKERINRGLEIDKSLDKNEIGLIGLEWSGITTTLGDIEAKRTSTNPDFAALLVKLFKEAGLKKGDIVAANFSSSFPALNLAFISAADTLGLKAIIITSIGSSTYGGNIEDFTYLDMENYLYSKNLIENRTVAYSLGGAGDIGKEFDKDIIEKINNRINGYGLKFFYEEEFDKNLENRYKFYKNESQNNIKAFINIGGNLLSLGENADIINNQKILLNKSSLLKTGLVGKFLKDDIPVFYLLNIKSIALYYNLEYNPDKFSKIGTSSIYYDSSKNFWNYIIVVIFGLFILVHLIFFRLKKNKFIEISL, from the coding sequence ATGAAACTAATTACTAATAAAAAATATAAAGATTTCTTTTTACTTGTATTGGCACTGATATTTTTATTTATAAATTATTATTTAAAACCTAAAAAAATAAAAATAAAAAATAGATATTATCCTGAAATGGTAATTGCTGCACAAAAAAATAAATTATTGCAAGAAGAAATTTTGAAAGAAAGAATAAATAGAGGGTTGGAAATAGATAAAAGCCTTGATAAAAATGAAATTGGACTTATAGGTTTGGAATGGAGTGGAATTACAACTACTCTTGGGGATATAGAAGCTAAAAGAACATCTACTAATCCAGATTTTGCAGCTTTATTAGTAAAATTATTTAAAGAAGCAGGATTAAAAAAGGGGGATATAGTTGCTGCCAACTTTTCTAGTTCTTTTCCAGCTCTTAATTTGGCTTTTATTTCAGCGGCTGATACTTTAGGATTAAAAGCTATTATAATAACTTCTATTGGTTCTTCAACCTATGGAGGGAATATAGAAGATTTTACATATTTGGATATGGAAAATTATTTATATTCTAAAAATTTAATAGAAAATAGAACTGTTGCTTATTCTTTGGGTGGTGCTGGAGATATAGGAAAAGAATTTGATAAAGATATAATAGAAAAAATTAATAATAGAATAAATGGTTATGGTTTAAAATTTTTCTATGAGGAAGAATTTGATAAAAATTTAGAAAATAGATATAAATTTTATAAAAATGAATCCCAAAATAATATTAAAGCCTTTATTAACATAGGTGGTAATTTATTATCATTAGGTGAAAATGCAGATATTATTAATAATCAAAAAATATTATTAAATAAATCAAGTCTATTAAAAACTGGTCTAGTTGGAAAGTTTTTAAAAGATGATATTCCTGTATTTTATTTACTTAATATAAAAAGTATTGCTCTTTATTATAATTTAGAATATAATCCAGATAAATTTTCTAAAATAGGGACATCATCTATATATTATGATTCTTCTAAAAACTTTTGGAATTATATAATTGTTGTAATTTTTGGCCTATTTATATTAGTTCATTTGATATTTTTTAGACTTAAAAAAAATAAATTTATAGAAATTTCTTTATAA
- the pgsC gene encoding poly-gamma-glutamate biosynthesis protein PgsC has translation MINEIMVLGVILSIVFYEITEISPGGLIVPAYFALYLDNPTKIILTIFISIVTYLLLKVLSNYTIIYGRRRFTVCIILSFLIKTLLKYFNIYILNENEIYFFNIAIVGIIIPGILAQEVDRNGVIKTLSSLIILSVFIKSLIEIFYMVGANV, from the coding sequence ATGATAAATGAAATAATGGTATTAGGGGTTATTTTAAGTATAGTTTTCTATGAAATCACAGAAATTTCTCCAGGAGGTCTTATTGTTCCAGCTTATTTTGCTCTTTATTTGGATAATCCTACTAAAATTATTCTTACTATCTTTATAAGTATAGTAACATATTTATTATTAAAGGTTCTTTCTAATTACACAATTATCTATGGAAGAAGAAGATTTACAGTATGTATTATTTTAAGTTTTTTGATAAAAACTTTATTAAAATATTTTAATATTTATATTCTTAATGAAAATGAAATATATTTTTTTAATATAGCTATTGTTGGTATAATTATTCCTGGGATTTTGGCTCAAGAAGTGGATAGGAATGGAGTTATAAAAACTTTATCTTCACTTATAATTCTTTCTGTATTTATAAAATCTTTAATTGAAATATTTTATATGGTAGGTGCTAATGTATGA